In one window of Gossypium hirsutum isolate 1008001.06 chromosome A01, Gossypium_hirsutum_v2.1, whole genome shotgun sequence DNA:
- the LOC121229309 gene encoding uncharacterized protein isoform X2 — protein MEKNQNKIFMEHSRVSKQYNSVEHGNGEFPHATQAFMPDPMTSLNMSIRPPELKGSDVKPVLNYSIQTGEEFSFEFMRDRLNPRKHFIQNSLGEPSYATGYMDLKGLLGISRTESESGSDISMLNMVEKGPRGFERKDSVHENQSNYGSHQSMRQTTLGYENNRGLLYMSIGTSDGTSTKMKVLCSFGGKILPRPSDRKLRYVGGETRIIRIRKDISWQELKQKILAIYDQTEVIKYQLPGEDFDALVSVSSDEDLQNMMEECNELLDKEASQKLRMFLFSLSDLEDTQFGLGNMDGDSEIQYVVAVNGMDFGTRTSTTLHGLTSFSANNLTEPVGTSINRETSRVAGDSVVISSSNIPGIMVSSSTFQSSQPVLPSSSGAYETRPEFYHGQTMGYPLQYGHNSSNYSYIAEFSNSVPPNGFMNQHERSTEVPPYNGLQQQNLQMPATEFKPKPDCSGHQGNDLEKHRPSETDHPVSSRLHEGKVINHFQCEEVPVAVAPQDVPHFTLKNEAKNQENEKVASSVDAVNEVLVPKQGNDDHHSTSSYADSESNPTDLSYHEPTVPPHKVYYSERIPREQLDLLNRLSKSDDSLGSQLLLAHPQSDMAQQFPNTETVGNLCDTNIASHIEKSAAKLSNKTTDDEISQRQKHKEFPAAVSLMNSKPSEEVLDTGLKQAVSNPMDNIQAPNKDGVQVGFPKDNLSVDEKKPTFDVKAETGPGLPVGSESAFALPHDANLTSKNPPVHFQVDLRTESSTKDDSKENHSSGIIRAAQGDILIDINDRFPRDFLSDIFSKAMLSEESSGVSPLQTDGAGLSLNMENHEPKRWSYFQKLAQDFGEKDGSLINQDHVSDQFAPVGVVPLSQAESDKKIGEDNPKDGQPQVQISESMQFDAMIENLRTPESEYETKSEKRNIGLPPLDPSLGEFDINTLQLIMNEDLEELRELGSGTFGTVYHGKWRGSDVAIKRIKKSCFTGRSSEQERLTNEFWREADILSKLHHPNVVAFYGVVQDGPGGTMATVTEFMVDGSLRHVLLRKDRLLDRRKKLIIAMDAAFGMEYLHSKNIVHFDLKCDNLLVNLKDPSRPICKVGDFGLSKIKRNTLVSGGVRGTLPWMAPELLNGGSNKVSEKVDVFSFGIVLWEILTGEEPYANMHYGAIIGGIVSNTLRPTIPSFCDPEWRKLMEQCWSPNPAARPSFTEIASRLRTMSAAASQSKVQGHKASK, from the exons ATGGAGAAAAATCAAAACAAGATTTTCATGGAACATTCTAGAGTTAGTAAACAATACAACTCTGTGGAGCATGGAAATGGGGAATTCCCCCATGCAACTCAAGCATTTATGCCAGATCCTATGACCAGCTTAAACATGAGTATAAGGCCTCCTGAGCTAAAAGGATCTGATGTCAAACCTGTACTTAATTATTCCATACAGACTGGTGAGGAGTTTTCTTTTGAATTTATGCGGGATCGGTTAAATCCTAGGAAGCATTTCATCCAAAATTCTCTAGGTGAACCCAGTTATGCAACAGGATATATGGATCTAAAAGGTCTTTTAGGCATTAGTCGTACGGAATCTGAAAGTGGGTCTGATATTTCAATGCTTAACATGGTAGAGAAAGGTCCGAGGGGGTTTGAAAGAAAAGACTCTGTACATGAAAACCAAAGTAATTATGGGTCACATCAATCAATGCGACAGACTACATTGGGCTATGAAAATAATAGAGGACTTCTATATATGTCAATTGGGACCTCTGATGGCACATCAACAAAGATGAAGGTTCTTTGCAGCTTTGGTGGGAAAATCCTACCTCGACCAAGTGACAGAAAGCTAAGGTATGTTGGAGGCGAAACTCGCATAATTCGCATCAGAAAGGATATTTCGTGGCAGGAGCTTAAGCAGAAGATATTAGCAATTTATGATCAAACAGAAGTGATTAAATATCAGCTTCCAGGAGAGGACTTTGATGCTTTAGTTTCTGTGTCTTCAGACGAAGATTTGCAGAATATGATGGAGGAATGTAATGAACTTCTAGACAAAGAGGCCTCTCAAAAGCTTAGAATGTTTCTGTTCTCACTGAGTGATTTGGAGGATACTCAGTTTGGTCTAGGCAACATGGATGGTGATTCCGAGATTCAATATGTGGTAGCTGTTAATGGAATGGACTTTGGAACAAGGACAAGCACTACTCTGCATGGGTTGACAAGCTTTTCTGCTAACAATTTAACAGAACCAGTGGGAACGAGCATAAACAGGGAAACAAGCAGAGTTGCTGGAGACTCAGTTGTTATTAGCTCTTCTAACATTCCTGGCATTATGGTGTCATCATCAACTTTTCAGTCTTCTCAACCAGTTCTACCAAGTTCCTCAGGTGCCTATGAAACCCGTCCAGAGTTTTATCATGGCCAGACGATGGGGTATCCATTGCAGTATGGTCATAATTCTTCTAATTATTCCTATATTGCAGAATTTTCTAATTCAGTTCCTCCTAATGGGTTTATGAATCAACATGAACGCTCGACTGAAGTGCCACCATACAATGGCCTACAGCAACAGAATCTGCAGATGCCAGCGACTGAGTTCAAACCCAAACCTGATTGTTCTGGTCACCAGGGCAATGACCTTGAAAAACATCGCCCTTCGGAAACAGATCACCCAGTTTCTTCTCGGCTGCATGAAGGAAAGGTGATAAATCATTTTCAGTGTGAAGAAGTACCAGTTGCAGTTGCTCCACAAGATGTGCCGCATTTTACTTTGAAAAATGAAGCTAAAAACCaggaaaatgaaaaagttgcGTCATCTGTTGATGCTGTGAATGAAGTGCTTGTTCCTAAACAGGGTAATGATGACCATCATTCAACTTCTAGTTATGCTGATTCTGAGTCTAATCCAACTGATTTAAGCTACCATGAGCCTACAGTGCCTCCTCACAAGGTTTATTATTCGGAAAGAATACCTCGGGAGCAGTTAGATTTGCTGAATCGATTGTCAAAGTCTGATGATTCATTAGGTTCTCAGTTGCTCTTAGCTCATCCACAATCTGATATGGCACAGCAATTTCCAAACACAGAAACTGTTGGAAATTTGTGTGATACTAATATTGCTTCCCATATTGAAAAATCAGCTGCAAAACTTTCTAATAAAACCACTGATGATGAAATTTCCCAACGGCAAAAGCACAAAGAATTTCCTGCTGCTGTTTCTTTGATGAACTCAAAGCCTTCTGAGGAAGTGTTGGACACAGGTCTGAAGCAAGCAGTTTCAAATCCTATGGACAATATTCAAGCTCCAAACAAGGATGGGGTTCAGGTTGGTTTTCCAAAAGATAACCTTTCAGTTGATGAAAAGAAACCCACATTTGATGTGAAAGCTGAAACTGGGCCAGGGCTTCCTGTAGGAAGCGAATCAGCTTTTGCTCTGCCCCATGATGCCAACTTGACTAGCAAAAACCCACCAGTGCATTTTCAGGTTGATTTGAGGACGGAAAGCTCTACAAAAGATGATTCTAAAGAGAACCACAGTAGCGGTATTATCAGGGCAGCGCAGGGAGACATTCTTATTGATATCAATGATCGATTTCCTCGAGACTTCCTTTCTGATATATTTTCCAAAGCAATGCTTTCTGAGGAATCCTCTGGTGTTAGCCCACTGCAGACAGATGGAGCTGGCTTGAGCTTGAACATGGAAAACCATGAGCCCAAACGCTGGTCATATTTTCAGAAGTTGGCACAAGATTTTGGTGAAAAAGATGGTTCTCTCATCAACCAAGATCATGTATCAGATCAGTTTGCCCCAGTGGGTGTAGTTCCATTGAGCCAAGCTGAGTCTGATAAAAAAATTGGTGAAGACAACCCGAAGGATGGTCAACCCCAAGTGCAAATCAGTGAAAGTATGCAGTTTGATGCCATGATAGAGAACCTAAGAACACCAGAGTCAGAATATGAG ACGAAATCAGAAAAGAGGAATATTGGTCTACCTCCTTTGGATCCTTCTCTGGGAGAATTTGATATCAATACCTTGCAG CTCATAATGAATGAAGATCTTGAAGAGTTGAGGGAGCTGGGTTCTGGTACATTTGGGACTGTATATCATGGCAAATGGAGGGGATCAGATGTTGCCATCAAGAGAATAAAAAAAAGCTGCTTCACAGGTCGATCATCTGAGCAAGAAAGATTG ACCAATGAATTTTGGCGGGAAGCTGACATTCTCTCAAAACTTCATCATCCAAATGTGGTGGCATTTTATGGTGTGGTGCAAGATGGTCCTGGAGGAACAATGGCTACTGTTACAGAGTTCATGGTTGATGGTTCCCTTAGGCATGTTTTACTTCGCAAGGATAG GTTGCTTGATCGTCGTAAGAAGCTCATAATTGCCATGGATGCAGCATTCGGGATGGAATATTTACATTCAAAAAATATTGTGCATTTTGATCTGAAATGTGACAACTTGCTTGTTAACTTGAAAGATCCTTCACGACCTATTTGCAAG GTTGGTGATTTTGGACTGTCTAAAATAAAACGTAATACCTTAGTTTCTGGTGGTGTTCGGGGGACCCTACCTTGGATGGCCCCAGAGCTCTTGAATGGGGGCAGCAATAAGGTTTCAGAAAAG GTTGATGTGTTCTCTTTTGGTATTGTTTTATGGGAGATTCTCACTGGGGAAGAGCCTTATGCCAATATGCACTATGGTGCAATTATAG
- the LOC121229309 gene encoding uncharacterized protein isoform X1, which translates to MEKNQNKIFMEHSRVSKQYNSVEHGNGEFPHATQAFMPDPMTSLNMSIRPPELKGSDVKPVLNYSIQTGEEFSFEFMRDRLNPRKHFIQNSLGEPSYATGYMDLKGLLGISRTESESGSDISMLNMVEKGPRGFERKDSVHENQSNYGSHQSMRQTTLGYENNRGLLYMSIGTSDGTSTKMKVLCSFGGKILPRPSDRKLRYVGGETRIIRIRKDISWQELKQKILAIYDQTEVIKYQLPGEDFDALVSVSSDEDLQNMMEECNELLDKEASQKLRMFLFSLSDLEDTQFGLGNMDGDSEIQYVVAVNGMDFGTRTSTTLHGLTSFSANNLTEPVGTSINRETSRVAGDSVVISSSNIPGIMVSSSTFQSSQPVLPSSSGAYETRPEFYHGQTMGYPLQYGHNSSNYSYIAEFSNSVPPNGFMNQHERSTEVPPYNGLQQQNLQMPATEFKPKPDCSGHQGNDLEKHRPSETDHPVSSRLHEGKVINHFQCEEVPVAVAPQDVPHFTLKNEAKNQENEKVASSVDAVNEVLVPKQGNDDHHSTSSYADSESNPTDLSYHEPTVPPHKVYYSERIPREQLDLLNRLSKSDDSLGSQLLLAHPQSDMAQQFPNTETVGNLCDTNIASHIEKSAAKLSNKTTDDEISQRQKHKEFPAAVSLMNSKPSEEVLDTGLKQAVSNPMDNIQAPNKDGVQVGFPKDNLSVDEKKPTFDVKAETGPGLPVGSESAFALPHDANLTSKNPPVHFQVDLRTESSTKDDSKENHSSGIIRAAQGDILIDINDRFPRDFLSDIFSKAMLSEESSGVSPLQTDGAGLSLNMENHEPKRWSYFQKLAQDFGEKDGSLINQDHVSDQFAPVGVVPLSQAESDKKIGEDNPKDGQPQVQISESMQFDAMIENLRTPESEYEKTKSEKRNIGLPPLDPSLGEFDINTLQLIMNEDLEELRELGSGTFGTVYHGKWRGSDVAIKRIKKSCFTGRSSEQERLTNEFWREADILSKLHHPNVVAFYGVVQDGPGGTMATVTEFMVDGSLRHVLLRKDRLLDRRKKLIIAMDAAFGMEYLHSKNIVHFDLKCDNLLVNLKDPSRPICKVGDFGLSKIKRNTLVSGGVRGTLPWMAPELLNGGSNKVSEKVDVFSFGIVLWEILTGEEPYANMHYGAIIGGIVSNTLRPTIPSFCDPEWRKLMEQCWSPNPAARPSFTEIASRLRTMSAAASQSKVQGHKASK; encoded by the exons ATGGAGAAAAATCAAAACAAGATTTTCATGGAACATTCTAGAGTTAGTAAACAATACAACTCTGTGGAGCATGGAAATGGGGAATTCCCCCATGCAACTCAAGCATTTATGCCAGATCCTATGACCAGCTTAAACATGAGTATAAGGCCTCCTGAGCTAAAAGGATCTGATGTCAAACCTGTACTTAATTATTCCATACAGACTGGTGAGGAGTTTTCTTTTGAATTTATGCGGGATCGGTTAAATCCTAGGAAGCATTTCATCCAAAATTCTCTAGGTGAACCCAGTTATGCAACAGGATATATGGATCTAAAAGGTCTTTTAGGCATTAGTCGTACGGAATCTGAAAGTGGGTCTGATATTTCAATGCTTAACATGGTAGAGAAAGGTCCGAGGGGGTTTGAAAGAAAAGACTCTGTACATGAAAACCAAAGTAATTATGGGTCACATCAATCAATGCGACAGACTACATTGGGCTATGAAAATAATAGAGGACTTCTATATATGTCAATTGGGACCTCTGATGGCACATCAACAAAGATGAAGGTTCTTTGCAGCTTTGGTGGGAAAATCCTACCTCGACCAAGTGACAGAAAGCTAAGGTATGTTGGAGGCGAAACTCGCATAATTCGCATCAGAAAGGATATTTCGTGGCAGGAGCTTAAGCAGAAGATATTAGCAATTTATGATCAAACAGAAGTGATTAAATATCAGCTTCCAGGAGAGGACTTTGATGCTTTAGTTTCTGTGTCTTCAGACGAAGATTTGCAGAATATGATGGAGGAATGTAATGAACTTCTAGACAAAGAGGCCTCTCAAAAGCTTAGAATGTTTCTGTTCTCACTGAGTGATTTGGAGGATACTCAGTTTGGTCTAGGCAACATGGATGGTGATTCCGAGATTCAATATGTGGTAGCTGTTAATGGAATGGACTTTGGAACAAGGACAAGCACTACTCTGCATGGGTTGACAAGCTTTTCTGCTAACAATTTAACAGAACCAGTGGGAACGAGCATAAACAGGGAAACAAGCAGAGTTGCTGGAGACTCAGTTGTTATTAGCTCTTCTAACATTCCTGGCATTATGGTGTCATCATCAACTTTTCAGTCTTCTCAACCAGTTCTACCAAGTTCCTCAGGTGCCTATGAAACCCGTCCAGAGTTTTATCATGGCCAGACGATGGGGTATCCATTGCAGTATGGTCATAATTCTTCTAATTATTCCTATATTGCAGAATTTTCTAATTCAGTTCCTCCTAATGGGTTTATGAATCAACATGAACGCTCGACTGAAGTGCCACCATACAATGGCCTACAGCAACAGAATCTGCAGATGCCAGCGACTGAGTTCAAACCCAAACCTGATTGTTCTGGTCACCAGGGCAATGACCTTGAAAAACATCGCCCTTCGGAAACAGATCACCCAGTTTCTTCTCGGCTGCATGAAGGAAAGGTGATAAATCATTTTCAGTGTGAAGAAGTACCAGTTGCAGTTGCTCCACAAGATGTGCCGCATTTTACTTTGAAAAATGAAGCTAAAAACCaggaaaatgaaaaagttgcGTCATCTGTTGATGCTGTGAATGAAGTGCTTGTTCCTAAACAGGGTAATGATGACCATCATTCAACTTCTAGTTATGCTGATTCTGAGTCTAATCCAACTGATTTAAGCTACCATGAGCCTACAGTGCCTCCTCACAAGGTTTATTATTCGGAAAGAATACCTCGGGAGCAGTTAGATTTGCTGAATCGATTGTCAAAGTCTGATGATTCATTAGGTTCTCAGTTGCTCTTAGCTCATCCACAATCTGATATGGCACAGCAATTTCCAAACACAGAAACTGTTGGAAATTTGTGTGATACTAATATTGCTTCCCATATTGAAAAATCAGCTGCAAAACTTTCTAATAAAACCACTGATGATGAAATTTCCCAACGGCAAAAGCACAAAGAATTTCCTGCTGCTGTTTCTTTGATGAACTCAAAGCCTTCTGAGGAAGTGTTGGACACAGGTCTGAAGCAAGCAGTTTCAAATCCTATGGACAATATTCAAGCTCCAAACAAGGATGGGGTTCAGGTTGGTTTTCCAAAAGATAACCTTTCAGTTGATGAAAAGAAACCCACATTTGATGTGAAAGCTGAAACTGGGCCAGGGCTTCCTGTAGGAAGCGAATCAGCTTTTGCTCTGCCCCATGATGCCAACTTGACTAGCAAAAACCCACCAGTGCATTTTCAGGTTGATTTGAGGACGGAAAGCTCTACAAAAGATGATTCTAAAGAGAACCACAGTAGCGGTATTATCAGGGCAGCGCAGGGAGACATTCTTATTGATATCAATGATCGATTTCCTCGAGACTTCCTTTCTGATATATTTTCCAAAGCAATGCTTTCTGAGGAATCCTCTGGTGTTAGCCCACTGCAGACAGATGGAGCTGGCTTGAGCTTGAACATGGAAAACCATGAGCCCAAACGCTGGTCATATTTTCAGAAGTTGGCACAAGATTTTGGTGAAAAAGATGGTTCTCTCATCAACCAAGATCATGTATCAGATCAGTTTGCCCCAGTGGGTGTAGTTCCATTGAGCCAAGCTGAGTCTGATAAAAAAATTGGTGAAGACAACCCGAAGGATGGTCAACCCCAAGTGCAAATCAGTGAAAGTATGCAGTTTGATGCCATGATAGAGAACCTAAGAACACCAGAGTCAGAATATGAG AAGACGAAATCAGAAAAGAGGAATATTGGTCTACCTCCTTTGGATCCTTCTCTGGGAGAATTTGATATCAATACCTTGCAG CTCATAATGAATGAAGATCTTGAAGAGTTGAGGGAGCTGGGTTCTGGTACATTTGGGACTGTATATCATGGCAAATGGAGGGGATCAGATGTTGCCATCAAGAGAATAAAAAAAAGCTGCTTCACAGGTCGATCATCTGAGCAAGAAAGATTG ACCAATGAATTTTGGCGGGAAGCTGACATTCTCTCAAAACTTCATCATCCAAATGTGGTGGCATTTTATGGTGTGGTGCAAGATGGTCCTGGAGGAACAATGGCTACTGTTACAGAGTTCATGGTTGATGGTTCCCTTAGGCATGTTTTACTTCGCAAGGATAG GTTGCTTGATCGTCGTAAGAAGCTCATAATTGCCATGGATGCAGCATTCGGGATGGAATATTTACATTCAAAAAATATTGTGCATTTTGATCTGAAATGTGACAACTTGCTTGTTAACTTGAAAGATCCTTCACGACCTATTTGCAAG GTTGGTGATTTTGGACTGTCTAAAATAAAACGTAATACCTTAGTTTCTGGTGGTGTTCGGGGGACCCTACCTTGGATGGCCCCAGAGCTCTTGAATGGGGGCAGCAATAAGGTTTCAGAAAAG GTTGATGTGTTCTCTTTTGGTATTGTTTTATGGGAGATTCTCACTGGGGAAGAGCCTTATGCCAATATGCACTATGGTGCAATTATAG